One bacterium genomic window, TTACAAGAACCGCCGCCGCGGTCAAGGTGATTGTGGGCCGGCGGGTTCTCCTGGGTCTTGACGGAGCGCTCGTATTTGGGCCGGGAAGGATAAATTTCCTGGGCGCCGGAGCCTTCCCGCGGGAAAATACGGGCGGGTTCCGCGGTGAAGACGAAAAACAGTTTTGTCCATGAACCTCTGAGGCCGGTCACCGCCGGTTGCGATCCGCTGCCGATGGCGCAGGGCGCCCCGGGTCTGCCCCGGAAATTCGTACGCGGCGGCCGGACGGTGACCGTCGTCGGCGTGCTGCGTTCCTGGCGGGAAACCGGCGGCTGTCGCCACGGCAGCGGCGAGCGGTACGTC contains:
- a CDS encoding DUF6504 family protein — translated: MKTKNSFVHEPLRPVTAGCDPLPMAQGAPGLPRKFVRGGRTVTVVGVLRSWRETGGCRHGSGERYVRKHWFEIGTADGQIMKIYFDRAPRGKRSLPRWWLVGVRSAAGPDEPRGEKTGDVPGSNPAAP